The Alphaproteobacteria bacterium genome includes the window CATAACTTTTCCTTAATGCGGTCTGAATCCAAATTTTATTCTTGTAAATTTCGGTGACGAACACCCACTTTATAGCCTAATTCGGCTAAATATCCAGCCAAGTTTTCGGTAATAAAAACCGAGCGGTGCCTTCCGCCTGTACAGCCTATGGCGATGGTAAAATAGCTTTTTCCTTCTTCGAGATAACGGGGCAGAAGCGGCTTAACCAAACCACAAACGTTATCAAAAAACGCCGGAAAATCTTTATCTGCCTTAATATATTTTGCAACGGGCGCATCTTTGCCTGTCATAGGACGCAGGGATTCCTCCCAATGTGGATTTTGTAAAAACCGCACATCCAACACCATGTCTGCATCACGTGGCACACCTTCGCGAAAGGAGAATGATGTTACAAAGACCAGCATTTCACCTACTTCTGATGCGAAATGATCACGAATATAGCGCTTTAAATCATGTACGCTGAAGTCACTTGTATTCATAATAATATCGGCTTCTTTGCGTACAGGCGCCAATAATTCCCGTTCGAGTCGTATGCCATCTTCTACCGGCCTGTCTTTAGCAACGGGATGCTTACGGCGTGTTTCGGTGAAGCGCCGCTGTAATATGACGTCATCGCATTCCAAAAACACTAACGTTACTTCGCGGCTGTCACCCTCTCGCCATGTGTCTAATGAGGCAAATAATTTTTCTGGCGAGAAATTACGGCTACGCACATCTACTCCAAGTACAATGCGCTCTGCGGCATCGGTTTGACCGGCAACAATGGGCAATAAATTCAGCGGAATATTGTCTATTGCTTCATAGCCTACATCCTCCAGCGCTTTAAGCGCTTGAGATTTTCCCGCACCCGACATACCAGTCAGCAAGATTATGTGCGGCTTTGATCGAGCTTGAGGGCGAAGTTGTTGCATAGATCATTCTTCTTTTTTATCCGGCAGAAATCCTGCGAATAAATTGTTTTTGCGCATAGCATGTAGCGCGGCATAGATTTTTTCAGGCGTTGAGGAATCAAAACCATAAATACTAATTTGTGGAATTGCTATACCCATTTTTTCAAAGTTTTGTGGTGTGGGAATATGTTCAATATCCTCAAGCGGCACCAGATTCACCGCCAGTCGCACCGGAATATTATTTGCTACGGGGTAGCGCACCAATCCCACTCCTCGAATTTCCAGCAAACCACGAATTTTATCATCCACGCTTGCGATGAGGGTATGGTCTTCTGCGCTTAAAATTACCTGATCGTCTGCAACAAGCATTGCGCCACGCGCCATGAGTCGCAAAGCCACATCGGATTTTCCGCTACCGGATTTTCCAAACAACAGCACACCACAACTGCCTATTGAAACACAGCTGGCATGCATACGTTCAATTTGCGGCGGTTCGTTATGTATCAACTGTCTAACTCCGCATCCTCAGCCGTAAGCAGACTGTAAATAATATCGGCAGTTACTGCATGGCGAATTTTTTCACAATTATGCGAATTACGCAACAGCCTTGAAACCCGCGCCATTGCACGCAAATTGCTGGCATCTCCCTGTTCAGGCGCTAGCAATGCAAACAACAAATCCACAGGTTTTCCATCCGCAGAGTCAAACTCTACGGGGGTGTGCAGCCGCACGAATATCGCTGTTAGCTCTGTAAGTTGCTTAAATCGCGCATGAGGATATGCAACGCCTTTACCAACTCCTGTAGAGCCTAAACGCTCCCGTTCGATTAGCGCCGTAAGAACATCACGCTCATTAATGCCAATAGTGTCATGCGCACGTTTGGCAATTTCTTGCAAAACCTGTCGTTTATTCAGGGCAGAGCAACGAACAATCACTCCCTCCGGCGACAATATTGAGGCAATGTCCATCATACCGCAGTGACTTCTATAGATTAAATCTTAGCGGCAAAATGCCATTAGGCCGCTGCTTCCTGTTGTGCAGGATCAACCCATGAAATATTACCATCGGTACGGCGATATACCGTGTTCAGGCGACCGTTAGCTTTGTTATAAAACATCAATGCGGGCAAATCCGCCAAGTCCATACGCATCACCGCTTCGCTTACCGTCAATGTTTCCATGCTGGTGGCTTTTTCTGCGATAATCAACGGCGCTTCTTCGTTGGATTCTTCTTCCTCGTTGCGCGAAGCCAGCACATATTTTGTTGCGCGGCTCTCTGCTTCGCCCATGTTGACAGGCTCATGACGCTCGCTCTTGTGGTGATCGGTCAGGCGGCGTTTATAACGACGTAACTGCTTTTCGATTTTTTCCGCCGCACCATCAAAGGCTGTATGCGCATCTACAGCATCTGCACGACCTTTTACTATCAGGTGCGAGTGTGTTCCGGTGTTAAGCACGATATCGGCACGAAACTGGTGCGCTTCGCGGGAAATCACCACATCGCACTGCGTGACACGGTCGAGATATTTGGGAATATTTTCCGAAAGGCGTTCTTCTACATGGGTTCGCAATGATTCGCCCACATCAACCTGTTTACCAGATACTTTAATTTGCATAATGCTATCCTTGTCGTTTCTCGCATAAGAAGATTCACACTATAGCAGACAACTTTATGGATGCCATAGTTTGATTGATGAATTATATAAATTTCATAACAACTTTACACGAATTGCTAAATGAGAAGCAAGTCTTCTGAGACTACATAATGACAGTAGCATATTCGGTATCAAAAAGCTGTTAAAAACAGCTTCCAGGCAAGTGTGTTACCGCAGCCAAACTTAAAACTTAGGTAGCTTGACACCCAATGCCCGTGATAGGTTTTCTGCCTCACCATAATAGGCAACGCGGCGCAAGAATCGTGGCATAATTCCTGTCCAGCGGAATTGACCGCGCAGCTTGCCATCTTTGTCTTCACCATCGATGGCAAAAACAAATAAATCCTGCATAGTAATGATATCTCCTTCCATACCCACAATTTCGCATACATGGGTAATGCGGCGATGACCATCCCGCATGCGGCTGATTTGCACAATAATGTTAATTGCCGATGCAATCTGATAGCGGATAGAAGAATGAGGAATATTCAGATTCGCCATAGAAACCATGTTTTCCAAGCGGCTTAATGCATCTCTTGGGTGGTTGGCGTGAATGGTAGTAAGCGAGCCTTCATGGCCGGTGTTCATGGCCTGCATCATATCAAATGCTTCAGCGCCACGCACCTCCCCCACCAGAATCCTATCCGGACGCATCCGTAGTGAGTTTTTCACCAAGTCCCGCATCGTTACCTCTTCGCGCAATGCCGCGCCAGAAGAAATTGGCTTGGTTTCCAGTCGAACTACATGGGGCTGCTGTAGTTGCAACTCTGCTGCATCCTCAATGGTTACAACACGTTCATTATGATCAATTGATTGAGAAATTGCGTTCAGCATCGTTGTTTTACCCGATCCTGTTCCACCAGAAATCACAATATTAAGTCGCACTTTACCGCAGATACGCAAAAAATCTGCCAATTGAGGCGACACATTCTGATTCTCGCGCATAACATCAAGGGTAATTTTCTTTTTAGCAAACTTACGAATGGATATTGAGGTTCCATCTACGGCCAGTGGGGGTGCAATAATATTTACGCGGCTACCATCCAACAAACGGGCATCTATTAATGGTCGTCTGCGATCTACTTTTCGGCCCAATGTGCGCACAATTTTATTGGCCACATCCATCACCGCCGCTTCATCTGGATATGTCAGATCAGTAGGCTCTAGCTTGCCTTGGCGCTCTACATATATTTGTCCGTGGCCATTAATAAGAATGTCATTAACATCGTCGTCTTCCAGCAAAACATTAATAGCTCCAAGGTCAGACAACTCACGTAGCAATTCAGGGGTTAGCTCCTCTTCGACCGCCCGCTCTGCTGCCACTGCCGGACGCGGAGCACTTGCTGATGGTGCAGCGGTTGATGCACGCTCCTCCAGCATTTTGGTAAATCTGTCCATGCCTGCATAAAATGCCGCAAATGGGTCATTGGAGGCTTGCGTAGGCTGCACAGCTATCTGAGGCTCCTGTGTCGTAGCAGAGTCAGTATTGTTTTCCGCGTCTTCTACCAAATGCATAATCATTTGCTGCACTTCGGCGGGAGTTTGGTACACCATTGCTTCAAGCTCTTGTTCGCTGTAACAATGCAGCACCACTGCTTCAACAGCGCGTACAGTTTCCTGACGTGGCACATCTTTAATCACACCTAATTCGCCAAATAAATGCCCGGTGCCAAAGATTTTTTTTGTACCCTGAGCATCCGCAATTTCGACTTGCCCTTGCTGCACCACATAGGCAACGTCGCTTGCATCACCAGCAGAATAGATGATGTCACCGCTTTGATACTGTCTACTGCTCATGCTTAAAATCCTTATATATGGGAAGGCTATATGGGATGGGAAGGCTATATGGGAAGGCTATATGGGTTAGACAAGC containing:
- the rapZ gene encoding RNase adapter RapZ, whose protein sequence is MQQLRPQARSKPHIILLTGMSGAGKSQALKALEDVGYEAIDNIPLNLLPIVAGQTDAAERIVLGVDVRSRNFSPEKLFASLDTWREGDSREVTLVFLECDDVILQRRFTETRRKHPVAKDRPVEDGIRLERELLAPVRKEADIIMNTSDFSVHDLKRYIRDHFASEVGEMLVFVTSFSFREGVPRDADMVLDVRFLQNPHWEESLRPMTGKDAPVAKYIKADKDFPAFFDNVCGLVKPLLPRYLEEGKSYFTIAIGCTGGRHRSVFITENLAGYLAELGYKVGVRHRNLQE
- a CDS encoding HPr kinase/phosphatase C-terminal domain-containing protein; the protein is MIHNEPPQIERMHASCVSIGSCGVLLFGKSGSGKSDVALRLMARGAMLVADDQVILSAEDHTLIASVDDKIRGLLEIRGVGLVRYPVANNIPVRLAVNLVPLEDIEHIPTPQNFEKMGIAIPQISIYGFDSSTPEKIYAALHAMRKNNLFAGFLPDKKEE
- a CDS encoding PTS sugar transporter subunit IIA codes for the protein MDIASILSPEGVIVRCSALNKRQVLQEIAKRAHDTIGINERDVLTALIERERLGSTGVGKGVAYPHARFKQLTELTAIFVRLHTPVEFDSADGKPVDLLFALLAPEQGDASNLRAMARVSRLLRNSHNCEKIRHAVTADIIYSLLTAEDAELDS
- the raiA gene encoding ribosome-associated translation inhibitor RaiA translates to MQIKVSGKQVDVGESLRTHVEERLSENIPKYLDRVTQCDVVISREAHQFRADIVLNTGTHSHLIVKGRADAVDAHTAFDGAAEKIEKQLRRYKRRLTDHHKSERHEPVNMGEAESRATKYVLASRNEEEESNEEAPLIIAEKATSMETLTVSEAVMRMDLADLPALMFYNKANGRLNTVYRRTDGNISWVDPAQQEAAA
- the tadA gene encoding Flp pilus assembly complex ATPase component TadA, yielding MSSRQYQSGDIIYSAGDASDVAYVVQQGQVEIADAQGTKKIFGTGHLFGELGVIKDVPRQETVRAVEAVVLHCYSEQELEAMVYQTPAEVQQMIMHLVEDAENNTDSATTQEPQIAVQPTQASNDPFAAFYAGMDRFTKMLEERASTAAPSASAPRPAVAAERAVEEELTPELLRELSDLGAINVLLEDDDVNDILINGHGQIYVERQGKLEPTDLTYPDEAAVMDVANKIVRTLGRKVDRRRPLIDARLLDGSRVNIIAPPLAVDGTSISIRKFAKKKITLDVMRENQNVSPQLADFLRICGKVRLNIVISGGTGSGKTTMLNAISQSIDHNERVVTIEDAAELQLQQPHVVRLETKPISSGAALREEVTMRDLVKNSLRMRPDRILVGEVRGAEAFDMMQAMNTGHEGSLTTIHANHPRDALSRLENMVSMANLNIPHSSIRYQIASAINIIVQISRMRDGHRRITHVCEIVGMEGDIITMQDLFVFAIDGEDKDGKLRGQFRWTGIMPRFLRRVAYYGEAENLSRALGVKLPKF